The following are from one region of the Aspergillus chevalieri M1 DNA, chromosome 1, nearly complete sequence genome:
- the nap1 gene encoding histone chaperone NAP1 (BUSCO:EOG09263ULA;~COG:B,D;~EggNog:ENOG410PH0J;~InterPro:IPR037231,IPR002164;~PFAM:PF00956;~go_component: GO:0005634 - nucleus [Evidence IEA];~go_process: GO:0006334 - nucleosome assembly [Evidence IEA]), which translates to MSEPIRNKKADFPVAPTPQNTPANNAPISSHAQQPGVASIKEESLDHATAASLFARNPGLVSMIQGKLGSLVGRSSGYIESLPVSVRRRVAGLKGIQKEHAKLEAQFQEEVLELEKKYFAKFTPLYQRRSTIVNGAVEPTDDEVDAGQKEEEEDVGAKGGEEEPKKEEGKEAAMSGIPEFWLSAMKNQISLAEMITERDEEALKHLVDVRMEYLDRPGFRLIFEFSENEFFTNKIISKTYYYKEESGYGGYFIYDHAEGSKIDWKSDKDLTVRVESKKQRNKNTKQTRVVKVTVPTESFFNFFSPPQPPTDDDDTVATDIEERLELDYQLGEDIKEKLIPRAIDWFTGEALQFEELGDDMEPDDFDDEDEDDEDEDEDDEDDDRKSDRDIDEDSDDEEDGASKPKKEAAECKQS; encoded by the exons ATGTCTGAACCCATCAGAAACAAGAAGGCAGACTTTCCAGTCGCCCC TACGCCTCAAAATACACCCGCAAACAACGCCCCTATCTCTTCTCATGCCCAACAGCCTGGAGTCGCTAGCATCAAAGAAG AATCTCTTGATCATGCTACGGCTGCTTCTCTTTTCGCAAGAAATCCTGGACTCGTATCCATGATCCAGGGAAAGCTTGGTTCTCTTGTTGGACGTTCGTCTGGCTATATCGAGTCGCTTCCTGTATCTGTCCGTCGACGTGTGGCCGGCCTCAAGGGTATCCAAAAAGAGCACGCGAAGCTGGAGGCTCAGTTCCAGGAGGAGGTCTTGGAGCTTGAGAAGAAATACTTCGCCAAATTTACCCCTCTTTATCAGAGACGTTCCACAATAGTCAACGGCGCCGTGGAACCGACTGACGATGAGGTTGATGCAGgacaaaaggaagaagaggaagatgtaGGTGCGAAGggaggcgaagaagagcccaagaaagaagagggcaAGGAGGCCGCAATGTCCGGCATTCCCGAATTTTGGCTGTCTGCCATGAAGAACCAGATTTCGCTCGCCGAGATGATTACCGAGCGGGATGAGGAAGCCTTGAAACATCTCGTTGACGTCCGCATGGAGTATCTCGACCGCCCAGGGTTCCGTCTTATCTTTGAATTTTCAGAAAACGAGTTTTTCACCAACAAAATAATTTCGAAGACCTATTATTACAAGGAGGAGAGCGGTTACGGTGGTTATTTCATTTATGATCATGCCGAAGGATCCAAGATCGACTGGAAATCCGACAAAGATCTTACAGTTCGTGTGGAGAGCAAAAAGCAGAGGAACAAAA ATACGAAGCAAACCCGTGTGGTCAAGGTTACAGTGCCCACAGAGTCGTTCTtcaatttcttttctcccccGCAGCCGCCaacggatgatgatgatactGTTGCCACTGACATCGAAGAGCGTCTTGAATTGGATTACCAACTTGGAGAGGATATCAAGGAAAAACTCATTCCCCGCGCAATCGATTGGTTCACTGGCGAAGCTCTTCAATTTGAGGAATTGGGTGATGACATGGAACCTGATGATtttgacgacgaggatgaagacgacgaagacgaggatgaggacgatgaggatgatgataggaAATCTGACCGTGATATTGACGAGGATTCTGACGACGAAGAG GACGGTGCTTCCAAGCCCAAGAAGGAGGCGGCTGAGTGCAAACAAAGCTGA
- the BUR1 gene encoding CDC2/CDK family serine/threonine-protein kinase (COG:D;~EggNog:ENOG410PHPD;~InterPro:IPR017441,IPR008271,IPR000719,IPR011009;~PFAM:PF07714,PF00069;~go_function: GO:0004672 - protein kinase activity [Evidence IEA];~go_function: GO:0005524 - ATP binding [Evidence IEA];~go_process: GO:0006468 - protein phosphorylation [Evidence IEA]), translating to MAASSLERNQNGSARFNGCSSIRDFELLGKLGEGTFGEVYKARSKREASVVALKKILMHNEKDGFPITALREIKLLKMLSHPNILQLREMAVERSKGEGRKKPSMYMVTPYMEHDLSGLLENPAVHFTESQVKCYMLQLLEGLKYLHESRILHRDMKAANLLISNRGILQIADFGLARPYDEPPPQSGKGGGEARRDYTTLVVTRWYRPPELLLQLRRYTTAIDMWGAGCVFGEMFRGKPILAGNSDLNQAQLIFNLVGTPTEENMPGWSSLPGCEGVKSFGFKSGNLHEVFKDLSPTALSLLNELLKLDWRKRINAIDALKHPYFFTDPLPARPGELPCFEDSHEFDRKRNRGQRAVMPPAPPGVSIGMAPSGGWTNSGARTGMESRNSRIPGAARASKSNPTGNRDIHFRRTNDDNRGNEVHPVRVRQGIESINQPFQIPQRDGGLPPKPPLPTHQAWGGNQFNRTGKDRMHQNRFGGRPETSVDSYVPSYSGIGDRVREKDGESSSPSTDYRHPRPEQANRRDRDNYRDYNSRRRSRSPASRKGDRAMDKGLYRRY from the exons ATGGCTGCATCATCCCTTGAGAGAAACCAAAACGGTAGCGCCCGGTTTAATGGATGTTCGAGCATCCGTGACTTTGAACTTTTGGGAAAGCTTGGAGAAGGTACTTTTGG TGAGGTGTACAAGGCGAGATCAAAAAGGGAGGCCTCTGTTGTTGCCCTGAAGAAGATCCTTATGCATAATGAAAAGGATGGT TTTCCAATAACGGCACTGCGTGAAATAAAATTGCTCAAAATGCTCTCACATCCCAATATTCTCCAGCTCAGAGAGATGGCTGTAGAGCGAAGCAAAG GGGAAGGACGAAAGAAGCCAAGCATGTATATGGTCACTCCGTATATGGAGCATGATCTCTCGGGGCTTCTGGAAAACCCAGCCGTGCATTTCACCGAGTCACAAGTCAAATGCTATATGCTACAGCTCCTTGAAGGGCTTAAATATCTACATGAG AGTCGTATCTTGCATCGTGATATGAAAG CTGCAAATTTACTCATTAGTAACAGAGGTATTCTTCAAATTGCTGATTTTGGGCTTGCACGCCCATATGATGAACCACCGCCTCAGTCTGGTAAGGGTGGTGGAGAGGCAAGACGAGATTATACGACTCTTGTCGTCACTAGGTGGTATCGTCCTCCAGAGCTTCTCCTCCAACTCCGCCGCTACACAACTGCTATTGATATGTGGGGTGCTGG GTGCGTCTTTGGTGAAATGTTTAGGGGGAAACCCATTCTTGCTGGAAATAGTGATCTCAACCAAGCACAACTTATATTCAACCTGGTGGGCACACCCACTGAGGAGAATATGCCTGGATGGAGTTCACTTCCAGGTTGTGAAGGTGTCAAGAGTTTCGGATTCAAATCAGGAAATCTACATGAAGTGTTTAAGGA TCTAAGCCCTACTGCATTATCACTTCTCAATGAGCTACTCAAACTGGATTGGCGAAAAAGGATAAATGCCATTGACGCACTGAAACATCCTTACTTCTTTACGGACCCGCTTCCAGCACGCCCTGGTGAGCTTCCGTGTTTCGAAGACTCTCACGAATTCGATAGGAAAAGAAATCGTGGGCAACGAGCGGTAATGCCTCCTGCTCCACCAGGGGTGTCCATTGGTATGGCTCCAAGTGGAGGGTGGACAAACTCCGGAGCAAGAACAGGCATGGAAAGCAGAAATAGCCGTATCCCTGGTGCTGCACGTGCTAGCAAGTCGAATCCAACCGGAAATCGTGACATCCATTTTCGGCGCACAAATGATGATAATAGAGGCAACGAGGTTCATCCGGTACGAGTGAGGCAAGGCATCGAGAGCATAAATCAACCCTTCCAAATACCGCAGAGAGACGGCGGTTTACCGCCTAAACCACCATTGCCTACCCACCAAGCATGGGGCGGGAATCAATTTAACAGAACCGGAAAGGATAGAATGCATCAAAATCGATTCGGTGGTCGGCCGGAGACAAGTGTGGACTCTTATGTCCCTAGCTATAGTGGCATAGGTGACCGGGTACGAGAAAAGGATGGCGAGAGTTCGAGCCCTAGTACTGATTATCGCCATCCCAGACCCGAACAAGCAAACAGAAGAGATAGAGATAATTACCGGGATTACAATTCAAGGAGACGAAGCCGAAGTCCTGCCTCAAGGAAAGGGGACAGAGCCATGGATAAAGGGCTCTATCGTCGTTATTAG
- a CDS encoding putative P-type ATPase (COG:P;~EggNog:ENOG410PH07;~InterPro:IPR018303,IPR023298,IPR023299,IPR001757, IPR036412,IPR008250,IPR023214,IPR006544;~PFAM:PF00122,PF00702,PF12409;~TransMembrane:8 (o177-195i331-350o356-376i537-557o569-597i1083-1101o1107-1126i1147-1166o);~go_component: GO:0016021 - integral component of membrane [Evidence IEA];~go_function: GO:0000166 - nucleotide binding [Evidence IEA];~go_function: GO:0016887 - ATPase activity [Evidence IEA];~go_process: GO:0006812 - cation transport [Evidence IEA]), with translation MDDNEPWPTGNDSAGTSAFKVDYRRDSMRSSLISDVEMARNEVFDGPISESIPSSIASFSHRRNRKDSTVSFTYFQEEEDFVQWPNAEALDVESDVEDLSVGSVDEANLEPARSSLGSKRPSFSRASVEDPLLSRRASNSSHYRDKTSDSRLNQKIYIASEDLTAVFAGFTTSTCGFIVYVTFCILTLGFAYLLFRWLPRLRVWLVGKPTPLRKCHWIAVEDQWNQFATHVVSSQLYGRPISTVFADTQCYLYDEDNDPAISSLRYIDYRYLRFFYHPLEDKFCLLNGWKDQRWENVRMMRGGLDADDRDSREQIFGTNIVDIKQKSVPQLLIDEAFHPFYIFQVASLILWSLDEYYYYAVCIFLISVSSISATVIETKSTMRRLREMSLFECDVRVLRNGFWRSVPSRELVPGDVFEFSDPSLNEVPCDCLLLSGDCIVNESMLTGESVPVSKSPLTDDALGYLDLSAPSVHPDVAKHFLFSGTKVIRARRPQNAEDDEGIALAIVVRTGFLTTKGALVRSMLFPKPSGFSFYRDSFRYISVMAFIAILGFAASFANFLRLGLSWHLIIVRALDLITIVVPPALPATLTIGTNFALSRLKKHKIFCISPQRVNVGGKLDAICFDKTGTLTEDGLDVLGVRTVNRDMRLSELLSEPMPECLTSLTSADNSQDPEKRRNIIYTMATCHSLRVVDDELLGDPLDVKMFQFTGWSYEEGGSHVPDQPSSKYDTIMPSIAKPPVPAAHITNPGVGSLDPSIELGVLRNFEFLPQLRRASVIVRQFGDAGASFYVKGAPESIKAICRPESLPVDYEDLLSQYTHKGYRVIACAAKYEQKLSWMKVQKMTRADAECDLKFTGFIIFENKLKPETTEVITELNQAGIRNIMCTGDNILTAVSVARECGLISPDEPCFIPHFAEGNYNDPEACLSWENVDDSTHKLDGNTLMPLQDSAVVDLSVPGNVCNLHKYSLAVSGDVFRWLVDFGNELVLKRVLVRGKVFARMSPDEKHELVEKLQSLDYCCGFCGDGANDCGALKAADVGISLSDAEASVAAPFTSRHFEISCVPALIKEGRAALVTSFCCFKYMSLYSAIQFSSVSFLYTSASNLGDFQFLFIDLALILPIAIFMGWTGPAPELSRKRPTADLVSRKVLTPLLGQIMICVLAQFTIFKTVQSQPWSVQTS, from the exons ATGGATGACAATGAACCATGGCCGACAGGAAACGATTCGGCCGGGACCTCAGCTTTCAAGGTTGACTACCGGCGTGATTCTATGAGAAGCAG CCTTATTTCAGACGTAGAAATGGCTCGCAATGAG GTTTTCGATGGGCCAATCTCCGAGAGTATTCCATCAAGCATCGCTTCCTTTTCTCATCGTCGAAATCGAAAAGATTCTACAGTCAGCTTTACCTATtttcaagaagaagaagatttcGTACAATGGCCAAATGCAGAGGCATTGGATGTCGAAAGCGACGTCGAGGATTTGTCTGTGGGTAGTGTTGATGAAGCGAACTTAGAGCCAGCCAGATCCTCGCTCGGGTCCAAAAGACCCTCCTTTTCCAGAGCCTCAGTTGAGGATCCTCTACTTTCGCGACGCGCTTCCAATAGCTCACATTATCGGGACAAAACGTCCGACTCCAGGCTTAACCAGAAGATATATATCGCGTCAGAGGATCTAACCGCTGTTTTTGCTGGATTCACTACTAGTACTTGTGGCTTCATAGTCTACGTGACTTTCTGCATTCTCACTCTTGGATTCGCCTATCTGCTATTTCGATGGTtaccaaggctgagagtatGGTTGGTTGGCAAACCAACCCCACTTCGCAAATGCCACTGGATCGCAGTTGAG GACCAATGGAATCAATTTGCAACTCACGTTGTTTCCAGTCAACTGTACGGTCGTCCTATTTCTACCGTCTTTGCTGACACCCAATGCTATTTGTATGATGAAGATAACGACCCGGCTATCTCTTCCTTACGATATATCGACTACAGATATCTCCGATTTTTCTACCACCCGCTAGAGGACAAATTTTGCTTGCTCAATGGCTGGAAGGATCAAAGATGGGAAAATGTGAGAATGATGAGAGGCGGGTTAGACGCTGATGATCGCGACAGTCGAGAGCAAATATTTGGCACCAATATTGTGGATATCAAGCAAAAGTCAGTACCTCAGCTCTTGATTGATGAA GCTTTTCACCCGTTTTATATATTTCAGGTCGCCAGTCTTATTCTTTGGTCGCTAGACGAATATTACTACTATGCTGTTTGTATATTTCTCATATCGGTCTCAAGCATCAGTGCGACAGTGATCGAAACAAAATCG ACAATGCGCCGGCTCAGAGAGATGTCACTTTTTGAATGTGATGTGCGTGTATTAAGAAATGGGTTTT GGAGGTCTGTCCCATCTCGAGAGCTAGTTCCTGGGGATGTTTTCGAGTTCTCCGACCCATCATTGAACGAAGTCCCTTGCGACTGTCTCCTGTTATCTGGGGACTGTATCGTGAATGAAAGCATGCTCACTG GTGAATCTGTTCCTGTGTCAAAGTCTCCTTTGACGGACGATGCGCTCGGATATCTTGATCTAAGCGCCCCATCAGTACACCCCGATGTTGCAAAGCATTTCCTTTTCAGCGGAACCAAAGTTATTCGAGCTCGCCGGCCGCAGAAtgctgaagatgatgaaggcatTGCGCTGGCGATTGTAGTAAGAACAGGTTTCCTAACAACTAAAGGCGCGCTAGTCCGCTCCATGCTCTTTCCAAAGCCATCAGGCTTCAGTTTCTATCGAGACTCCTTTCGGTATATATCTGTGATGGCTTTCATTGCAATTTTGGGCTTCGCAGCGTCGTTCGCCAACTTCCTTAGACTCGGG CTATCCTGGCATTTGATTATCGTCAGGGCTCTTGATTTGATCACAATTGTTGTGCCGCCAGCTCTACCAGCTACGCTGACCATAGGCACAAATTTTGCTCTTTCAAGACTCAAAAAGCATAAGATCTTTTGCATCAGCCCGCAAAG GGTAAATGTGGGGGGCAAGTTGGATGCTATCTGCTTTGATAAAACGGGAACACTTACCGAAGATGGATTGGATGTACTAGGAGTACGGACTGTGAATCGTGATATGAG ATTGTCAGAACTTTTATCTGAGCCGATGCCTGAGTGTCTTACATCCTTGACATCCGCAGATAATTCCCAAGACCCCGAGAAGCGCCGAAATATAATTTACACAATGGCTACATGCCACTCCTTGCGCGTTGTGGACGATGAATTGCTGGGCGATCCTCTTGACGTGAAAATGTTCCAATTCACTGGGTGGTCATATGAGGAAGGCGGCAGTCATGTGCCTGATCAGCCAAGTTCAAAATACGACACGATCATGCCGTCCATAGCAAAGCCGCCTGTTCCAGCAGCTCATATCACTAACCCCGGAGTAGGAAGCTTAGAT CCATCAATAGAGCTTGGGGTATTGCGGAATTTTGAATTTCTTCCGCAGCTTCGCCGCGCAAGTGTAATAGTCAGGCAATTCGGTGATGCTGGTGCAAGTTTCTATGTGAAAGGCGCCCCGGAAAGCATTAAAGCTATATGCCGCCCTGAAAGCT TACCGGTTGATTATGAAGATCTTTTAAGTCAATACACCCACAAGGGCTATCGTGTCATTGCCTGTGCTGCCAAATATGAACAGAAACTTAGCTGGATGAAAGTTCAGAAGATGACACGTGCAGATGCAGAATGTGATCTGAAATTCACTGGTTTCATCATTTTCGAGAATAAATTGAAACCAGAGACTACTGAAGTGATTACAGAACTGAATCAAGCAGGGATACGGAATATCATGTGTACAGGGGACAATATCTTGACTGCAGTCTCAGTTGCTCGTGAGTGTGGCTTGATAAGCCCAGATGAACCATGTTTCATACCACATTTCGCAGAAG GCAATTACAATGACCCGGAAGCGTGTCTATCTTGGGAGAATGTTGACGATTCGACCCATAAACTTGATGGGAATACACTTATG CCCCTGCAAGATTCAGCGGTTGTTGATCTATCTGTACCTGGTAATGTCTGCAATTTGCACAAATATTCGCTTGCAGTCAGTGGAGATGTATTTCGATGGCTGGTTGACTTTGGTAATGAGTTAGTGCTCAAAAGG GTACTTGTACGTGGAAAAGTGTTCGCTCGCATGTCACCTGATGAGAAACATGAGCTTGTGGAAAAACTGCAGTCACTTGATTACTGTTGTGGTTTCTGTGGTGATGGTGCAAATGACTGTGGTGCATTGAAAGCGGCAGATGTTGGTATCTCTTTGTCTGATGCTGAAGCGTCTGTAGCTGCGCCATTCACAAGCCGTCATTTTGAAATCTCCTGCGTTCCAGCCTTGATTAA GGAGGGTCGAGCTGCTTTGGTGACCAGTTTTTGCTGCTTCAAATACATGAGCCTCTATTCAGCGATTCAGTTTTCTTCTGTCAGTTTCTTGTACACATCGGCTTCAAACCTTGGTGACTTTCAG TTTCTTTTTATTGATTTGGCTCTTATATTGCCCATTGCCATATTCA TGGGCTGGACGGGTCCTGCTCCTGAGTTGTCTAGAAAGCGGCCAACTGCGGACCTTGTCTCACGAAAGGTCTTGACTCCGTTACTCGGACAAATCATGATATGCGTTCTGGCTCAGTTTACAATCTTCAAAACAGTTCAGTCACAACCATGGTCAGTACAGACCTCTTAA